In Carassius carassius chromosome 27, fCarCar2.1, whole genome shotgun sequence, the sequence ACCTCAAAGTCTGCATCATTGCACTGGTCAGCTTCACTTTCATTTTCcagctcctcttcttcctccgcaTTGTCCAGGAGTGCTTGCCGATACTCACTATCATCAGCACCCTTGGTGCTTTTCCCTGGCGTTTTCCGTAAGGTGGCCTCCCCTCCTGGTGATGCTAATTTGTACAAGACAGGGAACAAGATAGAAGTAAAGGTGGATGTGCCAAGTGCCAGGTACATTAGCAATGGCTGATTCTGCAACTGCCCCAGGAAGAAGCCCAAGAGAGCTGGCAGAACCATTTCTCCAAGAGCTGCACCCACCACAAACACCGCAGCTGACCGCCCTGTCACAGTCGTGTACTGCTCAACCCATGAAATTCCACTAGGAAAAGTGGTAGACATAGAGACACCATACATAGCAGTGCACGCCCAGAGCATAGGGGGATTTTGGTTAAAAAGACAAAGCAGGAGCGCCGAAACTGTGGTGCCCACTAGACTCAGTAGGATCAGGATGCCCGGGCGCAGACAAGCCGCAAAGAATATGGCCAGACCACGACCAGCTGCAAACGTTCCCCAGAAGAGTGAATTCAGTCCTGCTGCCTGAACCGTGTTCATTCCAACATAGTCTTtgccataaataaatataaaggaaCCATACGCCACCTCACTTCcaacatagaaaaaaaagaacaaggacAGCAGGATTATGAGCATGTTATGATGTTTTGAGAACAGCTGCTTTCCCAAAGGTGTTTTTGCCCTATTCGAGTTGGTGGAACTGCAGcagtacaggaaaaaaaaaaggagagacaCCAATAAAACAAAAGCACCAATCACGATGTAGGTATGTCTCATGGATGTTAGAGTGGTGTTCTTAAGATGGGAAGTTGTCATGTAGGAATTTAAGGTCTTGGAGGCATGGCCAGATGTGTAAGTGGAGACATTGTCGGAACTGTGGCCAAAGAGCAGTTTGGCTATGATAGGAGAGGCAAAGGCTCCAGCAGCAAAGCTGAAGTGTAGAGCCTGCAGGTGAGGTCCAGCTTGTTCACCCCATGTATTCAGTATGAGAACATTGCCGCCTGTTGACAACCAGAAACTCAATTACAGtagcacctatatatatatatatatatatttatatatatatttatatatatatatatttatatatatatttatatatatatatatatatttatatatatatttatatatatatttttatatatatatatatatatatatttttatatatatatatatatatttttatatatatatatatatatatttatatatatatatatatatatatatatatttatatatatatatatatatatatatttttatatatatatatatatatatatatatgagagtaaattttttttaatgctactcAAATTCATACTGTTAATTGCTTAAAGCTGGAATTAAATTACTACACCTTGTCTACACCAAGCACTTATCTTACCTGTATCTAAAACTCCCATTGACACCCCCACACCGGACATCAAAGCAGTGAGCAGCAAAGAATTTTTACAGAAAGGAGTACCAGACATCCCAAATGCTGTGATTAACAATGAGAAGCCTGCAGATATAAATCAACTGTGAGTAACGCATCACTAATTATACTTTATAACATCATAAAtgtatccaaaaaaaataaacacccaAATAGATAAAAAGGGGACAACATACTTCTATGTACTACTGACAAGTGTCCTGTAACTGCCATGACTTTTAAAGTTTCTAACACATTACAGCTAAAGAAATGTACAAATCTGTGGGGTCCTAACACAAAACATAAACCATGAGACATGGCTCCTCTGATAACAGTCACTAAACTCATACAAGATAGCTTCTAGAAGAGTAACAGGGATGTTTTATTGGTACAATTTAAACTGATTTCCTGTAGTCTTCTGTTTATTTTGCTATTTCTGTGCTTTATCTCtttctttttgattaatttaaagaaatagtttaccccaaaataaagGTTAATCAGCTGAATCTGGTGATTCTCCAAACCTGCAACCTTTGCATTATGAGTCCATATGGTTAACTGTTAGACCAACTCCTATAATCAGTTATAACACACTTTCA encodes:
- the mfsd4b gene encoding sodium-dependent glucose transporter 1, translating into MPFAEAAPRKKQVRFAKMEEGIDHDEQEEDTLFDKRKDVKKGLKSALKRGKGALKPGTDQVDVVGNTGACRRWLVSLALCASFLGLGMAISVLGPTFEDLASNVNKNVSNLSYIFVGRSSGYIGGSLLGGILFDCVNPHLLLGFSLLITAFGMSGTPFCKNSLLLTALMSGVGVSMGVLDTGGNVLILNTWGEQAGPHLQALHFSFAAGAFASPIIAKLLFGHSSDNVSTYTSGHASKTLNSYMTTSHLKNTTLTSMRHTYIVIGAFVLLVSLLFFFLYCCSSTNSNRAKTPLGKQLFSKHHNMLIILLSLFFFFYVGSEVAYGSFIFIYGKDYVGMNTVQAAGLNSLFWGTFAAGRGLAIFFAACLRPGILILLSLVGTTVSALLLCLFNQNPPMLWACTAMYGVSMSTTFPSGISWVEQYTTVTGRSAAVFVVGAALGEMVLPALLGFFLGQLQNQPLLMYLALGTSTFTSILFPVLYKLASPGGEATLRKTPGKSTKGADDSEYRQALLDNAEEEEELENESEADQCNDADFEVIEMDDASLLSSPSKASFPPDVAASAFAAQSVTAPLPAPSRDLTTLASLSHTLPFSTLSQTQTVNVPQQGEERLICFEYLRL